Genomic window (Gelria sp. Kuro-4):
CCATCATCCTCTTTTTTTCCAGGTTACACTTCAGTATAACCCGGCCGGGAACGGGGGTCAATTTGGGCGGGTTATTTTTTCCGTCCCTGGGGCATAGGGATTTTCTTGGAACCAGTCCCAGGGAGGAGAGAATGCGGTGCAACCATGGCATGCTCGGCCCCTTGCCGACCTCATTGCCTACCTAAAAACCGACCCGGTCACCGGCTTGGCACCGGCCCAGGCACGTCAACGGCAGCTGGAGTACGGCCGCAACGAGCTCCCCGCCCGCCGCAAGAAGAGCGCCCTGCAGGTGTTTGCGGCGCAGTTTCAGGATTTCATGGTGCTGGTGCTCCTTACGGCGGCCCTGCTCTCGACCCTTCTGGGCGAGTGGAACGATGCCGTCACCATCCTGGCCATCGTCATCTTGAACGCGGCCTTGGGCTTTTTTCAGGAGTACCGGGCGGAGCGCTCGCTGGCGGCCTTAAAGCAGCTTAACGCCCCCCGGGCCCGCTGCCGCCGCAGGGAGCTGGAGGTGGAGGTTCCGGCGGCCGAGCTGGTGCCCGGAGACCTGCTGCTCTTGGCGGCCGGGGACCGAGTGGCGGCGGACGCGCGGCTGGTTAAGAGCTGGGATCTGGCCTGCGACGAGTCGCTCCTAACGGGAGAATCCTTGCCGGTGGCCAAAGAGGTAAGGGAGCTGCCCCCGGCGGCAGCGTTGGCCGAGCGGCGCAACATGGTATTTGCCGGCTCCCTGGTGACGCGCGGCAAGGCCGAAGCCGTGGTGGTGGCGACCGGCCTGCGCACGGAAATGGGCCAGATAGCGCGTTTCTTAAAACGCGATACGGGAGAGTTTACGCCGCTGCAGCGGCGGCTCGACCAGCTCGGGCGGCTTTTGGTGGCGGGCTGTATCGCCATCTGCGCCGTGGTGGTCTTCCTCGGGCTCCGGCGCGGCGGCCCCCCCTTGGAACTGGTGATGGCCGGCATCAGCCTGGCGGTGGCGGCCATCCCCGAGGGGCTGCCGGCGGTGGTGACCCTGGCCCTGGCGGTGGGGGTGCAGCGCATGGTCCGCCGGCAGGCCATCGTCCGGCGGCTCCCGGCGGTGGAGACCCTGGGCTGTACCACGGTGATCTGCGCCGACAAGACCGGGACGCTGACCGAGAACCGGATGAGCCTGCGCCGGATCGAGGCGGAGGACCGGGAGCTCGCCCTTACCATCGGTGCCCTCTGCAATAACGCCGTCCTCACGCGCGCCGGGCCGGCGGTGGCCAACCTGTGGCGCCGGCGGCTGGAAGGGGAAGAAAAATGGATGGCTACGGGCGATCCCACCGAGGCAGCGCTGCTGACGGCGGCGGCCGCCGCCGGGCTGGTGCGCGGCTTTCTGGAACAGGAGCACCCCCGCCTTGGCGAGGTGCCCTTTGATTCTGACCGTAAACTCATGAGCACGGCCCACCGCTGGGGTGCCGGGGTACGGCTCTTGGTCAAGGGCGCCCCGGACGTGGTCCTGGAGCGTTGCCGGGCCTACCACGACGGGCGGCAGGTACGGCCCTTGGACGCCGGCGCGCGGAAAGCGTGGCTTGGCCGGAACGAGGCCCTGGCGGGACAGGCCTTGCGGGTGCTGGCGGTGGCGTACCGGGACCTGCCTGACTTGGAGCCGAAAGCGGGTCCTGAACTCGAAAACGAACTGGTTTTTGTCGGCCTCGTGGGCTTAAGCGACCCGCCGCGGCCCGGCGTGCGGGAGGCCATCGCGCGCTGCCGGCGGGCCGGAATCAAGACGGTGATGATCACCGGCGATCACCAGGCGACGGCGGTGGCCATCGCTAAAGAGTTGGGCCTGCCCTGGGAAAACGGGGTGGCCACCGGGGCCGAGCTGGAGAGCTGGAGCCAGCGCGAGCTGGAAGAGAAGGTGGAAAGGCTCTCGGTCTATGCCCGCGTCAGTCCCCGCCACAAGCTGCGCATCGTGCGGGCGCTGAAGCGCCGGGGCCACGTGGTGGCCATGACCGGCGATGGCATCAACGACGCCCCCGCCATCAAGGAGGCCGATATCGGTGTGGCCATGGGGCAGAGCGGCACTGCTGTGGCCAAAGAGGCTGCCGCCATGGTCATCCAGGATGACAACTTCACCACCATCGTCGCTGCGGTCGAAGAAGGGCGTGCCATTTACGACAACATCAGGAAGTTCATTCGCTATCTCTTGGCCTGCAACATCGGTGAGGTCGTCACCATGCTGCTGGCCGCCCTGTTGGAGATGCCGCTGCCGCTCCTTCCCACGCAGATCCTCTGGGTGAACCTGGTCACCGACGGCCTGCCTGCCCTGGCACTGGGGCTCGACCCGCCGACTGCCGACATTATGGAGCGAGCGCCGCGCCACCCGGGGGAAAGCGTCTTTTCCCGCGGCCTGGCGCGTAAGATCCTGCTGCGCGGCCTGACGATTGGAGTCTT
Coding sequences:
- a CDS encoding calcium-translocating P-type ATPase, PMCA-type — translated: MQPWHARPLADLIAYLKTDPVTGLAPAQARQRQLEYGRNELPARRKKSALQVFAAQFQDFMVLVLLTAALLSTLLGEWNDAVTILAIVILNAALGFFQEYRAERSLAALKQLNAPRARCRRRELEVEVPAAELVPGDLLLLAAGDRVAADARLVKSWDLACDESLLTGESLPVAKEVRELPPAAALAERRNMVFAGSLVTRGKAEAVVVATGLRTEMGQIARFLKRDTGEFTPLQRRLDQLGRLLVAGCIAICAVVVFLGLRRGGPPLELVMAGISLAVAAIPEGLPAVVTLALAVGVQRMVRRQAIVRRLPAVETLGCTTVICADKTGTLTENRMSLRRIEAEDRELALTIGALCNNAVLTRAGPAVANLWRRRLEGEEKWMATGDPTEAALLTAAAAAGLVRGFLEQEHPRLGEVPFDSDRKLMSTAHRWGAGVRLLVKGAPDVVLERCRAYHDGRQVRPLDAGARKAWLGRNEALAGQALRVLAVAYRDLPDLEPKAGPELENELVFVGLVGLSDPPRPGVREAIARCRRAGIKTVMITGDHQATAVAIAKELGLPWENGVATGAELESWSQRELEEKVERLSVYARVSPRHKLRIVRALKRRGHVVAMTGDGINDAPAIKEADIGVAMGQSGTAVAKEAAAMVIQDDNFTTIVAAVEEGRAIYDNIRKFIRYLLACNIGEVVTMLLAALLEMPLPLLPTQILWVNLVTDGLPALALGLDPPTADIMERAPRHPGESVFSRGLARKILLRGLTIGVFTVAVFMLGLYGGGGLPLARTLAFTVLVLQQLFHVHECRSETRSVFAVGLFSNPYLFGATAVSFGMQWAVLYHPVLSRVFATAALTGREWALLLLVAGGSFLGRGLLWASGWTEKRQLDIMGNNT